From a single Natronorubrum tibetense GA33 genomic region:
- a CDS encoding DUF4442 domain-containing protein, with amino-acid sequence MFATLRSRLYKLGFNLFPAYRGTGGRVTYIAPDWQEIRIKVPHNWRTRNYVGTTFGGSLYGAIDPFYMMMLLKTLGDGYVVWDKEADIRFKKPGTETLYARFRLTDEELEAIRAELSTDGTESIDRHYTVDLVDAAGTVHATVRKTIHISTDESKTA; translated from the coding sequence ATGTTCGCGACGCTCCGTTCACGGCTCTACAAACTGGGGTTCAATCTGTTTCCGGCCTACCGCGGAACCGGCGGTCGGGTCACCTACATCGCCCCCGACTGGCAAGAAATTCGTATAAAAGTCCCACACAACTGGCGGACACGCAACTACGTCGGGACGACCTTCGGCGGCAGCCTCTACGGCGCAATCGACCCGTTCTACATGATGATGCTACTGAAAACGCTCGGTGACGGGTACGTCGTCTGGGACAAAGAAGCCGATATTCGCTTCAAAAAGCCCGGTACCGAGACGTTATACGCACGATTCCGTCTGACCGACGAAGAACTCGAGGCGATCCGTGCCGAACTCTCGACCGATGGAACGGAGTCAATCGATCGTCACTACACTGTCGATCTCGTCGACGCAGCAGGAACCGTCCACGCGACCGTCCGGAAGACGATCCACATCTCGACCGACGAATCGAAGACGGCGTGA
- the ncsA gene encoding tRNA 2-thiolation protein NcsA: MDCNRCDEEAIMHAAYSGAHLCTDHFRESVEKRVRRRVRRDDLVPHGVTPEDPLTWVIGLSGGKDSVVLTEILHETFAEDPRIELVGLTIHEGIEGYRDKSLEACVELTDELGIHHEVVSYEEEFGVRMDDVVEDDPENMAACAYCGVFRRDLLSNYADELEADLLLTGHNLDDEAQTAMMNFLEGDVEQMAKHFDASLGPLSERDEQDEFVPRAKPLRDVPEKEVALYAHVNDLPAHITECPHSSEAYRGEIQQLLYGLEENHPGTRHSILSGYEELANIMSDEFSGDDGANLQDCAECGSTTTREVCRKCSLLESLV, translated from the coding sequence ATGGACTGTAACCGGTGTGACGAGGAGGCAATCATGCACGCCGCCTACTCCGGGGCACACCTCTGTACCGATCACTTTCGGGAGTCGGTCGAAAAGCGGGTTCGCCGACGGGTCCGACGGGACGACCTCGTTCCCCACGGTGTCACACCCGAGGACCCCCTGACGTGGGTAATCGGCCTCTCCGGGGGGAAAGACAGCGTTGTCCTCACCGAAATCCTCCACGAGACGTTCGCGGAGGACCCCCGAATCGAACTCGTCGGGCTGACGATCCACGAGGGGATCGAGGGTTACCGAGACAAGAGCCTCGAGGCCTGCGTCGAACTGACCGACGAGCTCGGCATCCACCACGAGGTCGTCAGCTACGAGGAGGAGTTCGGGGTTCGGATGGACGACGTCGTCGAGGACGACCCCGAGAACATGGCCGCCTGCGCCTACTGTGGCGTCTTTCGTCGAGACCTGCTGTCGAACTACGCCGACGAACTCGAGGCAGACCTCCTGCTGACGGGCCACAACTTAGACGACGAGGCCCAGACGGCGATGATGAACTTCCTCGAGGGCGACGTCGAACAGATGGCGAAACACTTCGACGCCAGCCTCGGCCCCCTCTCCGAACGCGACGAGCAGGACGAGTTCGTCCCGCGGGCGAAGCCCCTGCGAGACGTCCCGGAAAAGGAAGTCGCCCTTTACGCACACGTCAACGACCTTCCGGCCCACATCACGGAGTGTCCCCACTCGAGCGAGGCCTATCGCGGCGAGATCCAGCAGTTGCTCTACGGGTTAGAGGAGAACCATCCCGGCACCCGCCACTCGATTCTCTCGGGCTACGAGGAGCTGGCCAACATCATGTCCGACGAGTTCAGCGGCGACGA
- a CDS encoding alpha/beta fold hydrolase: MRHRIFNEDGDEELVFVMGWGNRWTHENVSWLIGKLTEADYRVHAFELPTNIDDFKADWLEPIAEYVVEFDEQYQLLGHSAGALVGQALDGAENHVYLSPWWGYGADYAEPLLDLASKLPTTLPCLPAGEMGREALGELATDHQIATTPDWVSPAFVRETRRAQDELLTIDHDAVVFCSLRDPVVSLRPIGERVPAEHVVLYDGGHELFSSASRDRHIETLLAALEDGADAVEDDEDEADEEEPVPA, encoded by the coding sequence ATGAGACACCGAATCTTCAACGAGGACGGCGACGAAGAGCTCGTCTTCGTCATGGGCTGGGGCAACCGCTGGACCCACGAGAACGTCAGCTGGCTCATCGGCAAGCTGACCGAGGCCGACTACCGGGTGCATGCGTTCGAACTTCCCACCAACATCGACGATTTCAAAGCCGACTGGCTCGAGCCGATCGCCGAGTACGTCGTCGAGTTCGACGAGCAGTACCAGCTGCTGGGCCACAGCGCGGGCGCGCTCGTCGGACAGGCTCTCGACGGCGCGGAGAACCACGTCTACCTGAGCCCGTGGTGGGGGTACGGCGCGGACTACGCGGAGCCGCTGCTCGATCTCGCCTCGAAACTGCCGACGACGCTCCCCTGTCTCCCGGCCGGCGAGATGGGCCGCGAGGCCCTCGGCGAACTGGCGACCGACCACCAGATCGCGACGACGCCGGACTGGGTGTCGCCCGCGTTCGTCCGGGAGACCCGTCGGGCACAAGACGAGTTGCTGACGATCGACCACGACGCGGTCGTCTTCTGCTCGCTGCGCGATCCTGTGGTCAGCCTCCGCCCGATCGGCGAGCGCGTCCCCGCCGAACACGTCGTCCTCTACGACGGCGGCCACGAACTGTTCTCCTCTGCGAGCCGCGATCGCCACATCGAGACGTTGCTCGCCGCGCTCGAGGATGGCGCCGACGCCGTCGAAGACGACGAGGACGAAGCGGACGAAGAAGAGCCGGTTCCGGCCTGA
- a CDS encoding NUDIX domain-containing protein, with amino-acid sequence MTSKPTDETTTSSAVESVTDLERLRDRPDVQFHDETECVDSELFETLEGLDDMAVVGVTNGDGDVLLMRVTEECARKLPTPEVGPGEDYAAAARNWVESQAGLAITLDSLEGVWCHEARLEGTERTTTRAFVVFGATPGVDEDGVVETTAEHPEAHAVGWFAELPDDAAVAPGTRLFFE; translated from the coding sequence ATGACATCGAAACCAACGGACGAGACCACAACGAGCAGTGCCGTCGAATCGGTCACCGACCTCGAGCGCCTTCGCGACCGTCCCGACGTTCAGTTTCACGACGAGACGGAATGCGTCGACAGCGAACTATTCGAAACGCTCGAGGGCCTGGACGATATGGCCGTCGTCGGCGTTACGAACGGCGATGGCGACGTCTTGCTGATGCGCGTCACCGAGGAGTGTGCGCGGAAACTTCCGACGCCGGAGGTCGGCCCCGGTGAGGACTACGCTGCAGCCGCACGGAACTGGGTCGAATCGCAAGCGGGCCTCGCGATCACGCTCGATTCGCTGGAGGGCGTGTGGTGCCACGAGGCGCGACTCGAGGGCACCGAACGAACGACGACGCGGGCCTTCGTCGTCTTCGGTGCCACGCCGGGAGTCGACGAGGACGGTGTCGTCGAGACGACGGCCGAACACCCCGAGGCACACGCTGTCGGCTGGTTCGCGGAACTTCCGGACGATGCAGCCGTGGCTCCGGGGACCCGTCTCTTCTTCGAGTGA